The following proteins come from a genomic window of Heptranchias perlo isolate sHepPer1 chromosome 14, sHepPer1.hap1, whole genome shotgun sequence:
- the LOC137332229 gene encoding transcription factor SOX-30-like: MRQKQTVRPEQHLYFETKDSAIAQKIANDTHAVDIFLGIVSENKFVSGLSSRKDFGDQNIAGQHVTEKIKLEDDEHYKPSSSNRGAQQTKDLLFLKDLNGTDGSQHTDLKLPITLHPLPPGIKLQLQGSSSTCDVVKFAKLSGPLASNNLGDIRLQTQVDPSLKINTINVPLTVPPTEAEINDMPPSKDRSGHIKRPMNAFMVWARIHRPSLAKANPNANNAEISVQLGLEWNKLTEEQKKPYYDEAQKIKEKHREEFPGWVYQPRPGKKKRFALGVPSNVFPGSGQNIVSTTPATIYPYRPATYSVVIPNLQTNVNRPSVIGQSQSLRMPVAQGPRPNSIILYPQTNPVQVGLPTQSISSHPTVPATCPPGHSRNEVHHEVPGPSSVSNCAEQRIPTMSVDVGKRNSTSETNNSHNRGTIPEVPAQKEIPTVSSCPRNPPPIPSATLPHPHAYQHPPMGHAANLFGAAARFPFHHPYFLPGPPYFPSSTCPYSRPPYGYGDFANSMSECLGYYEDRYQKHEAMFSALNRDYPFREYPDDCQRNTDSRSNSSIEEGPHSNSLGGEEYLNSVPQLDVGALENVFTTPMSAPSQPQRVEMVHSDDEQEGKVLKSL; encoded by the exons ATGCGTCAGAAACAAACCGTTCGCCCAGAGCAACATTTGTATTTTGAAACAAAAGATTCAGCGATTGCCCAAAAGATTGCCAACGATACACATGCAGTTGATATATTTCTTGGGATAGTG AGTGAAAATAAGTTTGTTTCAGGGTTAAGCTCAAGAAAGGACTTTGGTGATCAAAATATTGCTGGCCAACATGTGACTGAAAAGATAAAATTAGAAGATGATGAGCATTATAAACCTTCTAGTTCCAACAGAGGAGCTCAGCAGACTAAAGATTTATTGTTCCTGAAGGATCTGAACGGTACCGATGGGTCACAACATACTGATCTGAAGCTTCCTATAACTTTACACCCTCTTCCACCTGGAATTAAACTTCAACTTCAAGGATCATCTTCCACATGTGACGTGGTCAAATTTGCCAAATTATCTGGACCACTAGCATCAAACAACCTGGGCGACATCAGGCTACAGACACAAGTGGATCCTTCTTTGAAGATCAATACTATAAATGTCCCCCTTACTGTCCCTCCTACAGAAGCAG AAATCAATGATATGCCACCCTCCAAAGACAGAAGTGGGCACATAAAACGCCCAATGAATGCATTTATGGTTTGGGCAAGGATTCACAGACCATCATTAGCCAAGGCAAACCCCAACGCTAATAATGCTGAAATTAGTGTCCAGCTTGGCCTGGAGTGGAACAAACTGACTGAAGAACAGAAGAAACCTTACTATGATGAAGCACAAAAGATAAAAGAGAAACACAGGGAAGAATTTCCTG GTTGGGTGTACCAGCCACGACCAGGGAAAAAAAAACGATTTGCACTGGGtgttccttcaaatgtctttcctGGCAGTGGCCAAAATATTGTTTCTACAACTCCAGCAACCATTTACCCCTATCGACCTGCCACCTACTCGGTGGTCATTCCAAATTTACAGACTAATGTCAACCGCCCATCAGTTATTG GTCAAAGCCAGTCTCTGCGCATGCCAGTCGCTCAAGGTCCTCGTCCAAATTCAATTATACTTTATCCACAAACAAATCCCGTCCAGGTTGGTCTGCCTACTCAAAGCATATCCAGCCACCCTACTGTGCCAGCCACTTGCCCTCCAGGACACAGTAGGAATGAGGTCCATCACGAGGTTCCTGGTCCAAGTTCAGTGTCTAATTGTGCAGAGCAAAGGATACCTACAATGTCAGTGGATGTTGGCAAAAGAAATTCTACTAGTGAAACTAATAACAGCCACAACAGAGGTACCATACCTGAAGTACCAGCACAAAAGGAGATACCCACTGTTTCCAGCTGCCCCAGAAATCCACCACCAATACCTTCAGCAACTCTTCCACATCCACATGCTTACCAGCATCCACCAATGGGACATGCTGCTAATCTGTTTGGAGCTGCTGCCCGCTTTCCTTTTCACCATCCCTATTTCTTGCCTGGACCACCCTACTTCCCTTCAAG TACTTGTCCTTACAGCAGACCACCCTATGGCTACGGTGATTTTGCAAACAGCATGTCTGAATGCCTGGGCTACTATGAAGACCGATACCAGAAGCATGAGGCTATGTTCTCAGCGCTGAATAGAGACTACCCTTTTAGGGAGTACCCAGACGACTGTCAACGCAACACAGACTCCAGGAGCAATAGCAGCATCGAGGAAGGACCCCACTCTAATAGCCTGGGAGGAGAAGAGTACCTGAACTCCGTGCCACAGTTGGACGTTGGAGCCCTGGAAAATGTCTTCACAACCCCAATGTCTGCTCCATCACAGCCACAAAGAGTGGAGATGGTCCACAGTGACGACGAACAAGAAGGCAAAGTATTAAAAAGCCTGTAg